A single region of the Kocuria rosea genome encodes:
- a CDS encoding DUF2243 domain-containing protein, producing MADQDRRTVIAGALLGAGIAASVVDLAVFHLLLHWHHFYDLSTTGVALASDGLFHAFGWFVTVGSLFLLADIRRRGAMSWGRWTGGLLAGLGAFQLVDGVVLHKVLRIHQIRYDVDLLVYDATWIGTAVLALAAGLLLLRRTRPHRTDRPRR from the coding sequence ATGGCCGACCAGGACCGCCGGACGGTGATCGCCGGCGCGCTGCTGGGGGCGGGCATCGCCGCCTCCGTGGTGGACCTCGCCGTCTTCCACCTGCTCCTGCACTGGCACCACTTCTACGACCTCTCCACCACCGGTGTCGCCCTCGCCTCGGACGGGCTCTTCCACGCCTTCGGCTGGTTCGTCACCGTGGGCTCCCTCTTCCTGCTGGCCGACATCCGCCGCCGCGGCGCCATGTCCTGGGGCCGCTGGACCGGGGGGCTGCTCGCGGGCCTCGGCGCGTTCCAGCTCGTCGACGGCGTGGTCCTGCACAAGGTGCTCAGGATCCACCAGATCCGCTACGACGTGGACCTGCTGGTCTACGACGCCACCTGGATCGGCACGGCCGTGCTCGCGCTCGCCGCGGGACTCCTGCTCCTGCGCCGGACCCGACCGCACCGGACCGACCGCCCGCGCCGATGA
- a CDS encoding cytochrome c oxidase assembly protein, translating into MTHDHGTTGWALFDATVLALLVLAAAGWAAGLWAARHRDPWPAHRTVLWFAGLLCAGTALVGPLAGAARAGFTAHMAGHLLLGMAAPLLLVLAAPVTLALRALPVARARALSRLLRTPPVRAVTRPVVAGTLNAGGLWVLYTTGLYGTMHASVAVHAAVHLHVLLAGCVFTAAVVGVDPDPHRGSFRVRAAVLVGFVAVHSALAKHLYGHPPDGVGASDARTGAQLMYYGGDVVDVALIVVLFAQWYAAGRPRVRAARSAA; encoded by the coding sequence ATGACGCACGACCACGGGACCACCGGCTGGGCGCTCTTCGACGCGACCGTGCTCGCCCTGCTCGTCCTGGCCGCCGCCGGCTGGGCCGCGGGGCTGTGGGCGGCACGGCACCGCGACCCGTGGCCGGCGCACCGCACGGTGCTGTGGTTCGCGGGACTGCTGTGCGCCGGCACGGCGCTGGTCGGGCCCCTGGCCGGGGCCGCCCGCGCCGGCTTCACCGCCCACATGGCGGGACACCTGCTGCTGGGGATGGCCGCCCCGCTGCTGCTGGTGCTCGCCGCCCCCGTGACCCTGGCGCTGCGCGCGCTGCCCGTGGCCCGGGCCCGCGCCCTGTCCCGTCTCCTGCGCACGCCGCCCGTCCGGGCGGTGACCCGTCCGGTGGTGGCCGGGACGCTCAACGCGGGCGGCCTGTGGGTGCTCTACACCACCGGGCTGTACGGCACGATGCACGCCTCCGTGGCCGTGCACGCGGCGGTGCACCTCCACGTCCTCCTCGCGGGCTGCGTCTTCACCGCCGCCGTGGTCGGGGTGGACCCGGACCCGCACCGGGGCTCCTTCCGCGTGCGGGCGGCGGTGCTGGTCGGCTTCGTGGCGGTCCACTCGGCGCTCGCCAAGCACCTGTACGGGCACCCACCGGACGGGGTCGGGGCGTCGGACGCCCGCACGGGGGCGCAGCTCATGTACTACGGCGGGGACGTGGTGGACGTGGCCCTGATCGTCGTGCTCTTCGCCCAGTGGTACGCCGCCGGGCGGCCCCGCGTCCGGGCGGCCCGGTCCGCCGCCTGA
- a CDS encoding glycosyltransferase family 9 protein gives MGRTLAVRLDSDGDVLLTGPAVRALARLGNPVDLLASPSGAAAARLLPDVDEVLEYSAPWSGFRPPPVDRETTEDLVDALAARGYDLAVVFTSFHQSPLPMALLARLAGIDRVVATSEDYPGSLLDVRHRRADPPGGGHEVEAACALAVAAGAPEPAAADLRLAVRRPLPQLPAEVSALPDGFVALHPGASVPSRGLTAEHAGALAAGLAAAGRPVVLTGGPGERELTAAARAAAREAAPDGTVLDLAGRTDLPGLAAVLDAAACVVVGNTGPAHLAAAVGTPVVSLFSPVVPPERWAPWGVPVVLLGDQGAACRGSRARDCPVPGHPCLSSVPPAAVLAAVEELVHGAPGALATVPEPEGGRGCAS, from the coding sequence GTGGGCCGCACCCTCGCCGTCCGCCTCGACTCGGACGGGGACGTCCTGCTGACCGGGCCCGCGGTGCGGGCCCTGGCCCGGCTGGGGAACCCGGTGGACCTGCTGGCCTCCCCGTCCGGTGCCGCGGCCGCCCGCCTGCTGCCGGACGTGGACGAGGTCCTCGAGTACTCGGCGCCGTGGTCGGGCTTCCGGCCCCCGCCCGTGGACCGGGAGACGACCGAGGACCTGGTGGACGCCCTCGCCGCCCGCGGCTACGACCTCGCCGTGGTGTTCACGTCCTTCCACCAGAGCCCCCTGCCCATGGCGCTGCTGGCCCGGCTCGCCGGGATCGACCGCGTGGTCGCCACGAGCGAGGACTACCCCGGGTCGCTGCTGGACGTCCGGCACCGCCGCGCGGACCCGCCCGGCGGGGGCCACGAGGTCGAGGCGGCGTGTGCGCTCGCCGTCGCGGCGGGCGCCCCCGAGCCCGCCGCCGCCGACCTGCGCCTGGCCGTGCGCCGCCCGCTCCCGCAGCTCCCGGCCGAGGTGTCGGCGCTGCCGGACGGGTTCGTGGCGCTGCACCCCGGCGCCTCGGTCCCGTCCCGCGGGCTCACCGCCGAGCACGCCGGGGCCCTCGCGGCGGGACTCGCCGCGGCCGGGCGCCCGGTCGTCCTCACCGGCGGGCCGGGGGAGCGGGAGCTCACCGCGGCTGCCCGCGCCGCGGCCCGGGAGGCCGCCCCGGACGGCACGGTGCTGGACCTCGCCGGCCGGACCGACCTGCCCGGCCTGGCCGCCGTGCTGGACGCCGCCGCGTGCGTCGTCGTCGGCAACACCGGACCCGCGCACCTGGCCGCGGCCGTGGGCACCCCGGTGGTCTCCCTCTTCTCCCCGGTCGTGCCGCCCGAGCGCTGGGCGCCCTGGGGCGTGCCCGTCGTGCTGCTCGGGGACCAGGGCGCGGCCTGCCGCGGCTCCCGCGCCCGCGACTGCCCCGTGCCCGGCCACCCGTGCCTGTCCTCC
- a CDS encoding carbamoyltransferase, which yields MNYLGINAIFHDPAAALVVDGRVVAAAEEERFSRRKHGKRPVPFSAWELPEQAMHWCLAEAGLTPADLDAVGYSFDPAIAAEMPDDPYDPVRVDYARRAAGFLAEALPGLDRDKVRFVEHHVAHAASAGLAAPTRTSSVLVVDGRGEAHSHLAGRYRDGELEILHRQALPESLGLLYESLTDHLGFLRSSDEFKVMALASYGEPRFLPELREIVRATGDGGFRAQAPDWTRFAPRRIDDGTWGGDHADLAASVQAVVEEVLVDLATWLHGQTGDTVLTMAGGTALNCVANSRIWRETPFEEVWVQPASGDSGTALGAALHLAQEAGDLGAPQPTAALGRSWSGEELAQWLSTAQVPFTTPEDLAGEVADILAGNGVIAWFEGRSEFGPRALGRRSLLANPIHPDNLERLNDVKGREQFRPVAPMVLEERAAEIFGGGPLPSPFMLFVHDVAPEWRERIPTVTHVDGTARIQTVTDEDNAGIAALLRAFDERTGVPVVVNTSLNTAGRPMVDDPRDALELFGSAPVAALVLGPHLVRRAAFFEGAE from the coding sequence ATGAACTACCTGGGCATCAACGCGATTTTTCATGACCCCGCGGCGGCTCTCGTCGTGGACGGCAGAGTGGTGGCGGCGGCGGAGGAGGAGCGCTTCTCCCGCCGAAAGCACGGCAAGCGCCCCGTGCCGTTCTCGGCGTGGGAGCTGCCCGAGCAGGCCATGCACTGGTGCCTCGCCGAGGCCGGGCTCACGCCCGCCGACCTGGACGCCGTCGGCTACTCCTTCGACCCTGCCATCGCCGCCGAGATGCCGGACGACCCGTACGACCCGGTGCGCGTGGACTACGCCCGGCGCGCCGCCGGGTTCCTGGCCGAGGCGCTGCCGGGCCTGGACCGCGACAAGGTCCGGTTCGTGGAGCACCACGTGGCCCACGCCGCCTCCGCCGGGCTCGCCGCCCCCACGCGCACGAGCAGCGTCCTGGTGGTCGACGGCCGCGGCGAGGCGCACTCGCACCTGGCCGGCCGCTACCGGGACGGGGAGCTGGAGATCCTGCACCGCCAGGCCCTGCCCGAGTCCCTCGGCCTGCTCTACGAGTCCCTCACCGACCACCTGGGCTTCCTGCGCTCGAGCGACGAGTTCAAGGTCATGGCGCTCGCCTCCTACGGAGAGCCCCGCTTCCTGCCCGAGCTGCGCGAGATCGTCCGTGCCACGGGCGACGGCGGCTTCCGTGCCCAGGCCCCCGACTGGACCCGCTTCGCGCCCCGCCGGATCGACGACGGCACCTGGGGCGGCGACCACGCCGACCTCGCCGCCTCGGTCCAGGCCGTGGTCGAGGAGGTTCTGGTGGACCTCGCCACCTGGCTGCACGGGCAGACCGGGGACACGGTGCTCACCATGGCCGGCGGCACAGCCCTGAACTGCGTGGCCAACTCCCGGATCTGGCGCGAGACGCCCTTCGAGGAGGTCTGGGTCCAGCCCGCCTCCGGGGACTCCGGGACCGCCCTCGGCGCCGCCCTGCACCTGGCCCAGGAGGCCGGGGACCTCGGCGCGCCCCAGCCCACCGCGGCCCTCGGGCGCAGCTGGTCCGGCGAGGAGCTCGCGCAGTGGCTGAGCACCGCCCAGGTGCCCTTCACCACCCCGGAGGACCTCGCCGGCGAGGTCGCCGACATCCTCGCCGGCAACGGCGTGATCGCCTGGTTCGAGGGCCGCAGCGAGTTCGGGCCCCGGGCGCTGGGCCGCCGGTCCCTCCTGGCGAACCCGATCCACCCCGACAACCTCGAACGGCTCAACGACGTCAAGGGCCGCGAGCAGTTCCGGCCGGTGGCGCCCATGGTCCTCGAGGAGCGCGCCGCCGAGATCTTCGGCGGCGGGCCGCTGCCCAGCCCCTTCATGCTCTTCGTGCACGACGTGGCCCCCGAGTGGCGCGAGCGGATCCCCACGGTCACCCACGTGGACGGCACCGCCCGGATCCAGACGGTCACCGACGAGGACAACGCCGGGATCGCCGCGCTGCTGCGGGCCTTCGACGAGCGCACGGGCGTGCCCGTCGTCGTCAACACCTCGCTCAACACCGCCGGCCGGCCCATGGTCGACGACCCGCGCGACGCCCTCGAGCTCTTCGGCTCCGCTCCGGTGGCCGCGCTTGTGCTCGGCCCGCACCTGGTCCGCCGCGCCGCCTTCTTCGAGGGGGCCGAGTGA
- a CDS encoding HAD-IIIA family hydrolase, which yields MTAAPTTYAVVVPSMGRPSLQWLLDTLAAQDVDADHPGPLEVVVVDDRPGDVEPLRPSVPGTVAWTVRTVRGYGRGPAAARNRGWRVARRSGAQWVAFLDDDVELPAGWAQRLAEDLAACGPEVGATQGRIDVPLPGSRRPTDWERNTASLQDADWATADMAYRTAALEAVSGFDERFPRAYREDADLALRVRRAGWQLVRGQRRITHPVRPADDLVSLRVQAGNADDALMRRLHGPDWRRAAEAPPGGFRWHAATVAALGATGAGAGAALTATALGHRPARRSALAAAGAGAAAWGWLTGRFVLLRTVPGPRPGDPEFLPELSRMVRTSVTIPVAAVRHKARGWWRHRGTGPWPVPVRAVLFDRDGTLVHDVPYNGDPDAVELVPGAREAVDAVRAAGLRVGVVSNQSGIGRGLLTREQVDAVNARVAELLGPFDTWQLCPHAPEQDCTCRKPRPGMVLAAAAELGVDPSECVLVGDIGADVEAAQAAGARSVLVPTPVTREEEVAAAPVVARTLREAVAAVLAPAADGGTAARPDARPVSAGARG from the coding sequence GTGACGGCCGCGCCCACGACCTACGCCGTGGTCGTCCCCTCGATGGGACGGCCGAGCCTGCAGTGGCTGCTGGACACCCTCGCCGCCCAGGACGTCGACGCGGACCACCCGGGACCGCTCGAGGTCGTGGTGGTGGACGACCGGCCCGGCGACGTGGAGCCGCTGCGGCCCAGCGTGCCCGGCACCGTGGCCTGGACCGTGCGCACCGTCCGCGGCTACGGGCGGGGCCCGGCCGCCGCGCGCAACCGCGGCTGGCGGGTCGCCCGCCGCTCGGGGGCGCAGTGGGTCGCCTTCCTCGACGACGACGTGGAGCTGCCGGCCGGCTGGGCGCAGCGTCTGGCCGAGGACCTCGCCGCGTGCGGCCCGGAGGTCGGCGCGACCCAGGGCCGGATCGACGTCCCCCTCCCGGGCTCCCGCCGGCCCACCGACTGGGAGCGCAACACCGCGTCCCTGCAGGACGCGGACTGGGCGACCGCGGACATGGCCTACCGCACGGCCGCGCTCGAGGCCGTCTCCGGCTTCGACGAGCGCTTCCCCCGGGCCTACCGGGAGGACGCCGACCTCGCGCTGCGCGTGCGCCGGGCCGGGTGGCAGCTGGTGCGCGGGCAGCGCCGGATCACCCACCCCGTGCGTCCCGCCGACGACCTCGTGAGCCTGCGCGTGCAGGCCGGCAACGCCGACGACGCCCTGATGCGCCGGCTGCACGGGCCCGACTGGCGCCGTGCGGCCGAGGCTCCCCCCGGGGGCTTCCGCTGGCACGCCGCGACGGTCGCCGCCCTGGGCGCCACGGGCGCGGGCGCCGGCGCGGCGCTCACCGCCACCGCCCTGGGACACCGGCCCGCCCGGCGCTCCGCCCTGGCCGCGGCCGGCGCCGGCGCCGCGGCGTGGGGCTGGCTGACCGGCCGGTTCGTGCTGCTGCGCACGGTCCCGGGGCCACGTCCCGGCGACCCCGAGTTCCTGCCCGAGCTCAGCCGCATGGTCCGCACCAGCGTCACGATCCCCGTGGCCGCCGTGCGGCACAAGGCGCGTGGCTGGTGGCGGCACCGGGGGACCGGGCCCTGGCCCGTCCCGGTGCGCGCCGTGCTCTTCGACCGGGACGGCACCCTGGTCCACGACGTGCCCTACAACGGCGACCCGGACGCGGTCGAGCTGGTCCCCGGGGCCCGGGAGGCGGTCGACGCCGTGCGCGCGGCCGGGCTGCGGGTGGGCGTGGTGTCCAACCAGTCCGGCATCGGCCGCGGCCTGCTGACCCGCGAGCAGGTCGACGCCGTCAACGCCCGCGTGGCCGAGCTGCTCGGCCCCTTCGACACCTGGCAGCTGTGCCCGCACGCCCCCGAGCAGGACTGCACGTGCCGCAAGCCCCGGCCCGGCATGGTGCTGGCCGCGGCCGCGGAGCTGGGGGTGGACCCCTCCGAGTGCGTGCTCGTCGGCGACATCGGCGCGGACGTGGAGGCCGCCCAGGCCGCCGGCGCGCGCAGCGTCCTGGTCCCCACGCCGGTGACCCGCGAGGAGGAGGTGGCGGCCGCCCCGGTGGTCGCCCGGACCCTGCGCGAGGCCGTCGCCGCCGTCCTGGCCCCCGCGGCGGACGGGGGGACGGCCGCCCGGCCCGACGCCCGCCCGGTCTCGGCCGGGGCCCGGGGCTGA